The Gossypium hirsutum isolate 1008001.06 chromosome D03, Gossypium_hirsutum_v2.1, whole genome shotgun sequence genomic interval ATTATATAGACGtcacatatataattaaaaaaattacatgttattatttactattatagaATGTTAGCCCAAATCGAAAGTGATCTAAAGGGTTATTGGGCATTATTTATTAAACAAAGCATAAGTCgaatatgtgtagatactttagtaactaatttctaGTAGATAATGGTCTAATTAGAAATTAAGGTTAACGTGGAAAAGCTATATATTAGAATTATagtccccaaattacacatacATAACTTTTCTAACATCTCATATTTAGAAAGGAAAGAGAATCACCTCTTCTAAAATACTTGTATTGTTAAgtgtgactcctattttcagtcaaatttgacaaaaaaatcttttagttaaactctgtttatttgtttcagtcaaacactgattagtttagattattttattattatttgacatatgaattcaGCCTATAAAcagctcttttacaaccttagtaaagacacccattagattagaactcataacacattcagagaattttgtgtttacgttttgagggttttttgtttttcgggttttcagggtttagttttatctccatcttttgtactcttcattcttttgccattatagtaaaattatctttgcccgtggttttttatcctctttggaggggtttttccacgttaaatttgtgtgttcatgttctcaatttcttccgctatttttacttgtttgttgcttaatcgggacgattcctaacaagtggtatcaaagctagtttaattttcatagatcagcccattTAGATATGGCaaaaacaaggtttgaaattgagaagttcgatggtgagacaaattttaatctgtggcaagttcgaatgatggcaattctagttcaatccggtttgaaaaatgttgttaccgggaaaaagcctgagaatctaaataaaacagaatgggaagaacttgatgaaaaggccttgtctgcaatctagttgtgcctcgtgaatacggtattgcaggaggtattttagaagacctcatccgccttgtggaaaaggttagaaactctttacgcgactaagtctttggctaaccgtttagtgttgaaacaacgtctatttacgtttcacatgaacaaatgtgagcttcttagagatcacatcagtcaattcattactcttttaaatgatttaaagaacgttgaggttcatattgatgatgaagatcaagctatgctattattgtgctctttacccccttcatacaagtctttcaaggagaccctgatttatggcagagacaaaatctcgttcgaagatgtgaagggtcatttgttgagtagagacaaactcgataatgagcttcatttggatagtaaggcagataggcaagcttccgttttagTAGCATCAaggaaacgagacaaaaggtgtcgctattataaaaagttaggtcacgtcaaagcagattgttataaactgcgaaataaaagagctgctgagagtaacgagaaagatgtagctggtgctaatttggctgatgaaagcggtgatgatttcttgttagtgtcaacgagcgataaatccaagctcacgtccaagtggatcctagattcgggatgttctttccacatgtgtcccaatagaaaatggttctctacatacagttcggttgaaggtggagttgtgcgcatgggaaatgattcatctagtaaggtagtTGGTGTTGGAACTGTTAAAATCAGGACACACGATGGgacaattaggacactctcagatgttaggtatggacttgatttacgaaagaatctcatctccttaagtattttagacttgaaaggatgcaaagtcaacatcgagtcgagcggtattaaagtaactcgtggagctctcattttgtttaaaggtaaaagaactggcagtctttatattctggaaggttctacagtgaccagtGAAATCGGATGTCCCTTATCcgttacagagtcgaagtcaacttgtttggagcggaggcaacttggtcataggagggaaaaatttatgaccgtttcgttgaagagaggttctcttttggatgcaggttttgaaaagttagggcactgtgttcgtgaaaatcagacccaggttagttttgatttggcagtgtacaagtcgaaggctagaagtcttccagtttctaagcacagattcgactcagttaattccctacatagttcaagataggctcatGGCGGGCTTTGgaaaagatggcgttgtggaaatatgagtcaatgtggagatttcttaagtatgactcctattttcagtcaaatttgacaaaaaatcttttagttaaactctgtttatttgtttcagtcaaacactgattagtttagattattttattattatttgacatatgaatttagcctataaataggctcttttacaaccttagtaaagacacccattagattagaacgcATAatacattcagagaattttgtgtttacgttttgagggttctttgtttttcgggttttcggggtttagttttatctccatcttttgtactcttcattctttttccattatagtaaaattatctttgcccgtggtttttatcctctttggaggggtttttccacgttaaatttgtgtgttcatcttctcaatttcttccgctatttttacttgtttgttgcttaatcgggacgatccataacatgtataaatttagaagataaaaaatataagattttGAAGATTTCAATATGTTAGTGGATTCAAGTATACTTTTGCATCTACTTTTTTACTCTTGATGATCATACATGATAGATCCGAatttatttgttatatcaaaTTTTATGGTTCTAACATGCTCCCGATTTACTTATATCGAGTtccctaattaaataaaaattaaggaaggcctatttttgttttttcttttttatttgttcataacacattaaataaattttaaaaaaactatttatatgaaataaattcTTCAAAATTTATGGTTATTGTACAGACTGATATACCAacaatatattatatacattaattttttcatttatgatttttattgaaaacATAACATAAGGAGAGGATACTCCTATTTTGGATGCCAAAATTCCCCACCGAAAAATGATTACAGGGTTagtttttctctctctttttatgTTCATTATTGGGATTATTTTTTGAAGGATACAAGTACCCAATGTCTGATTACTTAATCCCGTAATGATTGGATAAATAGAATACAAACGATATTAGAGTCCAACACCACTTACCACCTATTATTGGTCTTGGATTGAATGGTGAATATTTGTGTTGATACAGTGTAGAATAAGGGAGGAGAATAAGGAGGAGAAATGGAAGTCAGTTCACTTAAAGATGTCAAGAGTCGGAATAGGGACAAGAGGATATGTCGATCAAGATGTAATTTTAGGGTGTTGGCCATCGATCCTTTCTTCCTTGTTCATCAGGTTATTTATAAGAGAGGTCTCTTTATCCAATAGCGTGACGTGGTGGAATAAGCATTCAATCCCACTAAATGTGCAAAGGAAAATTATGAGCCTATATCATGAGACTCATTCTACTATGTTTTCAATCAGTTGAGAGTGTTATGCCTAAACGGGCTCATTGTAGCCTTACAAGTGTGtttctaattcattttaaatGGGCTTATTTTAACACTTGAGACTCGAACTTGGTCCCGATCACCTCCGAACACCTAGAAttcattttaaaatgtttttgattcattttaaatgaattgaaattgtTTTTAATCACTTAGTATTGAAATGGGTAACAAATAATTGATGTTCAAAATTGCAATTGAAGTGGAAGTCACTTTGAGTTACTTGGACAACAAATGTTGTACCTTATATTTGGATCCAACAATCGAGTCAAGTGTGAGCATATTTTTACCGAAGAAAAAAACAACTAATAAACTAGGGACAGATATTTATTCTAATAATTAAACCAAGAAAGTATGCAACTAAGTACGGGCTAGGCAATCATCATTGGGTAGGGACTAAGGGCCCAGAATTTGAAGTGGAAGTTGAATGCTCGAATATATTAATATCGAAAATTCTCATAATTTCAAGTACAAGATATTTTtgaataccaaattaatcttgaCGTTTGAAACAAAATTTGCATTTAGTAAAGTTATTAAGTAGTTTTAAATGAGTTACAAAAATATGAGATCAAAATAATACTACTATGTCTATTCAACATCAAGACCAGATGTACTTGCAACAAACTAAAACCTCTGCTTCTATGCTGCAACAGAGGCTTCATCAACTTACTTTTACTATGTTCACAAAAAGCAATGTATTGTACAGATACAACGTGTGCAGATAATATAGATCACTCCATTCATTTTCATTAAGACACCAAGATCACACACAAACACACAAACACATCTCCATTCCCTTctttggaccacatatatattttacatttaccAGGAAAACAGAAGTAATTTCTAAAAATCCATAAATACAATTGCTAGTgtaaataatgactaaatttccCCTGTAGAGTTGATTAAATAGCTAACCATGAAATGAAGCATAGCTGTTGACCAAAGCCAAGGCATTACTAGTCAAATGAGCGATTGTGACAATCTTGGATCTCACAGCAGTCTTTACACTGCCGTTCATGTTTTTCCCTCCAAACCCGTCGGCGCAGGTGTTCTCATCCGTCAAAGCAGCGCTAACCCATGTCTGTATATCGTTAATCATTAGTCCAAAATTGGAGCCTTTAAGCTGACCCATCTCGCTGATTGACTTTCTCAGCTCATCTATCGTGTCCTCCAATTCCTCCACGCAATCTTGCATGGCGCCCACCTCTGTAGgcttcaatccttggcttttggcAAGCTTCACCATCAAGGCCGAGGTTGACTTGGCGGTTGAAAGGGTCACGTTTAGGGCTGCATGGGCGATGAGTTGGGGGCTTGTTTGGATCATGCTAGCCTGTGTTAAGAGAGATTCGTAACAAAGTTTAGGGTAAGTCGTTGAACTACAAGATGTTCTGATAAACTCAATGCTAGTTTTAGGGGCAATTTGCCTACCAGCTGAACTTATATTTATCAATGAACTAAAGGCGACAAGAATGAGAAGGAATCCAAAAGAATTATAAGAGAATGCGCTTGCCATATCTCTTGctctttattttttctattttttgttttttgtttccaAAGAAAAATGAGAGCAGCTGGAATGATGAAAATGGTGGAGGCAAAGCCCTGCGATTTATAGGGAAAATGTTACCGCATGTGCATGTGCGTAATTCTAGCATACGTGATGTAATTGGTCCTAACTAGGCCTTAAGGGCCAACCCTTATTGGAAAATTAGGGACAAGTTGTGTTCACGAGGTAACACAAATCGGTTACagttgaaaaaaagaaaattgatacGATATGGCCCTTTGTCTTTTAGGTAGACATCTTAAAACAAACTGACAAAATTCTGTCGGCTGCgcttgattttttaaatattcattttctttttaaaaaatatagaataGTTTATtgaatgaatcaaataaattaccCATCAAATTTTCTAGATTCGAGGCTGTATATTTtttcaaacataataataattacaGTTATTTGAttacttgaacttttaaaatgtataaaaaagctcaaactttttaaaaagagTAAGTAAGCCCCTCCTTTTTATTTTACACTCAATTAggtacttaaattttcaaaatttatcaaaaagaccctcaaacttttttttagaaaaaaaacaattaagtccctatttttttcactcaattgggtacttcaactacccctaatttttttcagttaaagtcacCACGTGTCACAATCACAACATGACATGTGACAAAaatggtaaaaaataaaaatcaatgaaagttataaaaattattaaattttaattaaaaaattagaaaaattataaaaattataaaatcgtaaaagaatttataaataattttaaaattttataaaaattataaaatatatagaaatatagaaaaaaattataaaattgtataaagtcgtaagaaaattataaaaaaatgtaaagaaatataaaattcttaaaaaaatataaaaattattgtactaaaaaaagtATGTCACATCGTGTTGCGATATATGataactttaattaaaaaaataggggTTGTTAACTTTAACGGTTAAAGTTAACAGTTAAAggctttttttatgcattttataatttttatggtaTTTATAAAACAattctaattttaataaattctaaatatttttataaattttatttatttttattttttataatttttttccacaTGTCTCGCCGTGGTTGTTACACTAAGTGGCTTTAACTAAAAAAGATTAGGGGTAATTAAATTTAACAATCAACTGTTAAAGTTAACGGTCAAAGGGCCTTTTTGAGGCATTTGACAGTTCAAGtactcaattgagtgcaaaaaaataaaacagtGGCTTAAttgcttcttttatttttttttaagtttgagggt includes:
- the LOC107949658 gene encoding 21 kDa protein, with amino-acid sequence MASAFSYNSFGFLLILVAFSSLINISSAGRQIAPKTSIEFIRTSCSSTTYPKLCYESLLTQASMIQTSPQLIAHAALNVTLSTAKSTSALMVKLAKSQGLKPTEVGAMQDCVEELEDTIDELRKSISEMGQLKGSNFGLMINDIQTWVSAALTDENTCADGFGGKNMNGSVKTAVRSKIVTIAHLTSNALALVNSYASFHG